From Spartinivicinus ruber, the proteins below share one genomic window:
- a CDS encoding TetR/AcrR family transcriptional regulator — MDTTVKRKQGRPPKSPEEQAAIRSKIIGVAKELFINEGVDQVSVRKIAARVGCTPRTLYYYFENKRSLLHFIWVDIFSQLSDFAADHPENAEPINKIKLLLMAYAQYWLKHPDHFRVVFSIEELNSTPDQDEQANEIIMQSQYFTSLFNEIKKCCESQIFSESNHTLIGQVLLCGVQGIVSNLLTIKQMKWAPAEQLLELQINSILSGLKLNH; from the coding sequence GTGGATACTACAGTAAAACGGAAGCAAGGCAGGCCGCCTAAATCACCTGAAGAACAGGCTGCCATCAGAAGTAAAATCATTGGCGTTGCCAAAGAGCTTTTTATTAATGAGGGCGTAGATCAAGTCTCGGTCAGAAAAATCGCCGCTCGTGTTGGGTGTACGCCAAGAACCCTTTATTATTACTTTGAAAATAAACGGTCATTATTGCATTTTATCTGGGTTGATATTTTCTCTCAGTTAAGTGATTTTGCGGCTGATCACCCCGAAAACGCCGAGCCCATCAATAAAATCAAATTGCTTTTAATGGCTTATGCCCAATATTGGTTAAAGCATCCTGATCATTTTCGCGTGGTGTTCTCTATTGAGGAACTCAACTCTACACCTGACCAGGACGAGCAAGCTAATGAAATCATAATGCAGTCTCAGTATTTTACGTCTCTTTTTAACGAAATAAAAAAATGCTGCGAATCACAAATATTTTCTGAATCAAATCACACTTTAATTGGCCAAGTCCTATTATGTGGTGTTCAGGGAATTGTGAGTAATTTGCTAACTATAAAACAAATGAAATGGGCTCCTGCCGAGCAACTGCTAGAGTTACAAATCAATAGCATACTCTCTGGTTTAAAGCTCAATCATTAA
- a CDS encoding MerR family transcriptional regulator, with product MSATYSISELAKEFSITTRTIRFYEDKGLLTPVRQGQTRVYSSKDRVHLKLILRGKRLGFSLDECQELIEMYTPGTSNIKQIQALLDKIAVKRQQLNQQLKDIAALQQELDTAEQRCLDALKTSDTK from the coding sequence ATGTCTGCAACTTACAGCATTTCTGAACTTGCGAAGGAATTTTCGATAACCACTCGCACCATTCGCTTTTATGAGGACAAAGGGTTACTCACTCCAGTAAGACAAGGCCAAACCCGGGTCTACAGCAGTAAAGATCGCGTCCATTTAAAGCTAATCTTGCGAGGAAAGCGGCTGGGTTTTAGTCTCGATGAGTGCCAGGAATTGATTGAGATGTACACACCTGGTACCAGTAACATCAAGCAAATCCAAGCCTTACTGGACAAAATTGCCGTCAAACGCCAACAGCTTAATCAGCAGCTAAAGGATATTGCGGCATTACAACAAGAATTAGATACAGCGGAGCAACGCTGCCTGGACGCATTAAAAACTTCTGACACTAAATAA
- a CDS encoding enoyl-CoA hydratase/isomerase family protein, whose translation MNSTDLTTTRFVQINQLAQGATELILNRPEVHNAFNDEMIAELQAVFNQLASDNKVRTLILKANGRHFSAGADLGWMRRMANHSYQDNLQDASELAKMLQTLNEFPKPTIAVVQGAAYGGAVGLVACCDMVIATPKAQFCLSEVKLGLVPAVISPYVIQAMGARAARRYFLSAETIDVKTAEQLGLVHLIAQPEELPDIIERLCQRYSSNGPEAMKAAKQLIHQVVNMPMGPALTEYTQKLIADIRASTEGKEGLSAFLEKRKPAWQEEGQHV comes from the coding sequence ATGAACTCTACTGACCTCACCACAACTCGCTTTGTTCAAATCAACCAACTCGCTCAAGGTGCCACAGAGCTGATACTTAACCGTCCAGAAGTCCATAATGCCTTTAATGATGAAATGATTGCCGAACTACAGGCAGTATTTAACCAACTGGCCAGCGATAACAAAGTACGCACCCTCATTCTCAAAGCCAATGGTCGTCACTTCAGTGCTGGGGCTGATTTAGGCTGGATGCGCCGAATGGCCAATCACAGCTATCAGGACAACCTGCAGGATGCCAGTGAGTTAGCCAAAATGTTGCAAACCCTCAATGAATTTCCTAAGCCGACTATCGCAGTCGTCCAAGGCGCAGCCTATGGTGGTGCGGTCGGTTTAGTCGCTTGCTGCGATATGGTAATCGCCACCCCCAAAGCCCAGTTTTGCTTAAGTGAAGTTAAACTAGGATTGGTGCCTGCAGTCATTAGTCCTTATGTGATTCAAGCCATGGGAGCCCGGGCTGCCCGCCGTTATTTTTTAAGTGCTGAAACTATTGATGTCAAAACCGCTGAACAGCTAGGACTAGTCCACTTAATTGCTCAACCGGAAGAGCTGCCAGACATTATCGAGCGGCTTTGTCAGCGATACTCCAGTAATGGCCCGGAAGCAATGAAAGCGGCTAAGCAGCTAATTCATCAGGTAGTCAACATGCCAATGGGGCCAGCATTGACTGAGTACACCCAAAAACTGATCGCTGATATTCGGGCCTCAACAGAAGGCAAAGAAGGTCTGAGTGCCTTTTTAGAAAAACGCAAACCTGCTTGGCAGGAGGAAGGCCAGCATGTTTAA
- a CDS encoding isovaleryl-CoA dehydrogenase → MSIVYHSLNFNLGETLDILRQQIHQFAQKEISPLAADIDRDNAFPNSLWPKLGELGLLGITVDESLGGSGMGYLAHSIVMEEISRASASVGLSYGAHSNLCVNQIRRNGTEAQKSKYLPRLISGEHIGALAMSEPGAGSDVVSMQLKAKQEGDFFVLNGTKMWITNGPDAHTYVIYAKTAPDKGSKGITAFIVERDTPGFSHAQKLDKLGMRGSNTCELVFDNCKVPATNILGKLNEGVKVLMSGLDYERVILAAGPVGIMQACMDVVVPYVHERKQFGQAIGEFQLIQGKLADMYTTLNACRAYLYAVAAACDRGETTRKDAAGVILYCAEKATQMALDAIQILGGNGYINEYPTGRLLRDAKLYEIGAGTSEIRRMLIGRELFEETR, encoded by the coding sequence ATGAGCATTGTGTACCACAGCCTTAATTTTAATCTGGGTGAAACCCTGGATATTCTTCGCCAGCAAATTCACCAGTTTGCTCAAAAAGAAATATCCCCCCTCGCAGCGGATATCGACCGGGATAATGCCTTCCCTAACAGCCTTTGGCCCAAACTTGGTGAGCTGGGTCTGCTGGGTATTACCGTAGACGAGTCTTTGGGTGGTAGTGGTATGGGTTATCTGGCCCATTCTATCGTCATGGAGGAAATTTCCCGAGCGTCTGCTTCAGTGGGACTCAGCTACGGCGCCCACTCCAACCTCTGCGTTAATCAAATCCGGCGTAATGGTACGGAAGCGCAAAAATCCAAATATCTGCCCAGGTTAATTTCTGGCGAACATATTGGTGCTTTAGCCATGAGTGAGCCTGGTGCTGGCTCTGATGTAGTAAGTATGCAGCTGAAAGCCAAGCAGGAAGGTGATTTCTTCGTGTTAAATGGCACCAAAATGTGGATTACCAATGGCCCTGATGCCCACACCTATGTGATTTACGCGAAAACTGCTCCTGATAAAGGTTCAAAAGGCATTACCGCTTTTATTGTTGAGCGAGACACCCCCGGATTTAGCCACGCCCAGAAGCTCGATAAGCTAGGGATGCGTGGTTCCAACACTTGTGAACTGGTGTTTGACAACTGCAAAGTACCTGCCACCAACATTCTCGGCAAACTTAATGAAGGCGTCAAAGTGCTGATGAGTGGCTTGGACTATGAGCGAGTCATTCTAGCCGCTGGACCAGTCGGCATCATGCAAGCCTGCATGGATGTAGTAGTGCCCTATGTTCATGAGCGCAAGCAGTTTGGCCAAGCCATTGGTGAGTTCCAGTTGATCCAGGGCAAACTGGCCGATATGTACACCACCCTCAATGCTTGCCGTGCTTACCTGTATGCAGTGGCTGCCGCCTGTGACCGTGGCGAAACCACCCGTAAAGATGCTGCTGGGGTAATTCTTTATTGTGCCGAAAAAGCTACCCAAATGGCCTTGGATGCGATTCAGATTCTTGGGGGGAATGGCTATATCAACGAATATCCAACTGGTCGACTATTACGGGATGCCAAACTGTATGAGATTGGCGCCGGTACCTCCGAAATTCGCCGGATGCTAATTGGCCGTGAACTGTTTGAAGAAACCCGTTAA
- a CDS encoding carboxyl transferase domain-containing protein → MALLKSSLNTDSDEYRANFDAMCQQVTDLRHLVAMVKQGGGEAAQAKQKAKGKLLVRERIDLLLDRDSPFLEISQLAAYQVYDEPVPAAGVVAGIGKVQQQLCMIVANDPTVKGGTYYPLTVKKHLRAQTIAAENRLPCIYLVDSGGANLPLQAEVFPDREHFGRIFFNQSRMSAAGIPQLAVVMGSCTAGGAYVPAMADESIIVKQQGTIFLAGPPLVKAATGEEVSAEDLGGADVHCRTSGVTDHYAENDEHALALARQSVALFNYPKLTDPPQPAKPPRYSEEELYGVIPTDPRKPFDIKEVICRIVDDSDFAEFKALYGSTLICGFAHIMGYPVGIVANNGVLFSESALKGTHFIQLCQQRQIPLLFLQNITGFMVGQKYESEGIAKHGAKMVNAVACTIVPKLTVIIGGSYGAGNYGMCGRAYDPRLLWMWPNARIGVMGGEQAAGVLTQVKAAAMTKRQQVWPEPEQAAFKAKVTAEYNKQAHAYYASARLWDDGVIDPKDTRKVVGLGLATAFQANLAPPAITSSSQAFGIFRM, encoded by the coding sequence ATGGCATTACTAAAATCCTCGCTGAATACAGATTCAGACGAATACCGAGCTAACTTCGATGCCATGTGCCAACAAGTCACTGACTTACGGCACTTAGTGGCTATGGTCAAACAAGGTGGTGGTGAAGCTGCTCAGGCGAAGCAAAAAGCCAAAGGCAAATTACTGGTTAGAGAACGGATTGACTTACTGCTAGACCGTGACAGCCCTTTCCTCGAAATCAGTCAACTAGCCGCCTATCAGGTGTATGACGAGCCAGTCCCCGCTGCCGGCGTGGTTGCCGGTATTGGAAAGGTCCAACAGCAGCTATGTATGATTGTCGCTAACGATCCAACAGTAAAAGGTGGCACCTACTACCCTCTTACCGTTAAAAAACATCTACGAGCACAAACCATTGCAGCTGAAAACCGCCTGCCGTGTATTTATCTGGTGGACTCTGGTGGTGCCAACCTGCCTCTTCAGGCAGAAGTATTTCCCGACCGTGAGCACTTTGGTCGGATTTTCTTCAATCAGTCACGGATGTCGGCGGCGGGCATTCCCCAGTTAGCGGTGGTGATGGGTTCTTGTACCGCAGGTGGTGCTTATGTGCCAGCCATGGCTGATGAGAGCATTATCGTCAAGCAGCAAGGCACCATATTTCTAGCAGGTCCACCACTGGTCAAAGCGGCAACGGGTGAAGAAGTATCAGCAGAAGACCTAGGCGGTGCAGATGTCCATTGTCGCACCTCTGGGGTGACCGATCATTATGCCGAAAATGATGAACATGCCTTGGCACTAGCCAGACAGTCCGTTGCCCTATTCAATTACCCTAAACTCACAGACCCACCTCAGCCAGCCAAGCCACCTCGTTATAGTGAAGAAGAGCTATATGGGGTGATTCCCACTGATCCTCGCAAGCCTTTTGATATTAAAGAAGTGATTTGCCGGATCGTTGATGACTCAGACTTTGCCGAGTTCAAAGCCTTATATGGCAGCACATTGATCTGTGGCTTTGCTCACATCATGGGCTATCCCGTGGGGATTGTGGCAAACAATGGCGTGTTGTTTTCTGAAAGTGCGTTAAAAGGTACCCACTTCATCCAGCTTTGCCAGCAACGGCAGATCCCCCTGCTGTTCTTGCAAAATATCACTGGCTTTATGGTAGGCCAGAAATATGAGTCTGAAGGTATCGCCAAACACGGTGCCAAAATGGTTAATGCAGTGGCTTGTACCATCGTCCCCAAACTCACCGTGATTATTGGCGGCAGCTATGGGGCTGGCAATTATGGGATGTGTGGCCGGGCTTATGACCCTCGGTTATTGTGGATGTGGCCCAATGCCCGGATTGGCGTGATGGGAGGCGAACAGGCAGCTGGTGTGCTCACCCAGGTCAAAGCGGCTGCCATGACCAAGCGTCAACAGGTCTGGCCTGAGCCTGAACAAGCCGCCTTTAAAGCAAAAGTCACTGCTGAATATAACAAGCAGGCCCATGCTTACTATGCTAGCGCCCGGCTTTGGGACGATGGGGTTATTGATCCGAAAGATACTCGTAAAGTCGTTGGGCTGGGTTTAGCCACGGCTTTTCAGGCTAATTTAGCGCCCCCCGCCATCACATCATCTAGTCAGGCTTTTGGTATTTTCAGAATGTAA
- a CDS encoding substrate-binding periplasmic protein: MTKPLAKLLGLLIAVFSIMVWADDGFILQVVTEEFPPYNYTENNNITGLSTEVVSAVLAEAKIKATFRSYPWVRAYKMALTKPNVLIYSIGRNKKREELFKWVGVIAPAKFYLFTLKQRDDIQINKLEEAKQYLIGTFRESVREQYLLSKGFKKNVNILSYYDYKRGLTMLINKRIDLWAMNEMVAYHICKSMGYKPEKLLRQAYFFADLSPEGYYMALNKDTSDELVNKLRESLSILSDKGVLQKIHQNYSK, from the coding sequence ATGACTAAGCCTTTAGCCAAATTGCTCGGGTTGCTGATAGCAGTGTTTTCTATAATGGTCTGGGCTGATGATGGCTTTATATTGCAAGTTGTGACAGAGGAATTTCCACCTTATAACTATACAGAAAATAATAATATTACGGGTCTTAGTACTGAGGTTGTGAGTGCTGTGCTGGCTGAGGCAAAAATTAAAGCAACTTTTCGTTCCTATCCTTGGGTAAGAGCTTATAAAATGGCTTTGACTAAACCTAATGTATTAATTTATTCCATTGGCCGAAATAAAAAGCGGGAGGAGCTATTTAAATGGGTAGGGGTTATTGCTCCAGCTAAATTTTATCTGTTTACATTAAAGCAACGAGACGATATTCAGATTAATAAATTGGAAGAGGCAAAACAGTATTTAATCGGCACTTTTCGTGAAAGTGTCAGGGAGCAGTATTTATTAAGTAAAGGCTTTAAAAAAAATGTCAATATATTGAGTTATTATGATTATAAGCGTGGTTTGACAATGCTGATCAATAAACGGATTGATTTATGGGCAATGAATGAAATGGTTGCTTATCATATTTGTAAAAGCATGGGGTACAAACCAGAAAAATTATTACGTCAAGCGTATTTTTTTGCCGATTTATCACCTGAAGGTTATTATATGGCCTTAAACAAAGATACGAGTGATGAACTAGTGAATAAACTTAGAGAAAGCCTTAGTATTTTAAGTGATAAAGGTGTATTGCAAAAAATTCATCAAAACTACAGCAAATAA
- a CDS encoding GNAT family N-acetyltransferase, with product MTEYALQLNVEDQLTRIVYIDENFSREARSMLYHAYLEEPSIRYLMDDSKPNYSQRVRALIRELIRVHFAENQPVIGVMRGERLAGFAFVSTPDHQLELFESLRWRCRLMLSVGLQAAERFINYRKEVAKILADKRLYRVPLVGINPKWQHQGYGRLLMEAVDSLCETDQNSEGVVLDTGNSRYLSFYSSLGYKELGSITVGEVTETVLFRPNRDPQLDEA from the coding sequence ATGACTGAGTACGCCCTTCAACTGAATGTGGAAGATCAGCTGACAAGGATTGTATATATTGATGAAAATTTTAGTCGTGAAGCACGTTCGATGCTTTACCATGCATACCTTGAAGAGCCTTCCATTCGCTATTTAATGGATGACTCTAAACCTAACTATTCACAACGTGTTCGTGCGCTTATCAGAGAACTAATTAGAGTCCATTTTGCTGAAAACCAACCAGTTATCGGTGTAATGAGGGGAGAGCGGCTAGCAGGTTTTGCCTTTGTATCAACGCCAGACCATCAGTTAGAATTGTTTGAATCGTTGCGCTGGCGTTGTCGTTTGATGCTGTCAGTGGGATTGCAGGCGGCAGAGCGATTTATTAACTACCGAAAAGAAGTTGCAAAGATTTTAGCGGATAAGCGTCTGTATCGAGTGCCTTTGGTGGGAATTAACCCTAAATGGCAACATCAAGGCTATGGACGTTTATTAATGGAAGCTGTGGATAGCTTATGTGAAACTGACCAGAACTCTGAGGGGGTAGTACTAGATACAGGCAATAGCCGTTATTTGTCTTTTTATAGTTCCCTGGGCTATAAAGAGTTAGGCAGCATAACCGTAGGAGAAGTAACTGAAACAGTGTTATTCAGGCCTAACCGAGATCCTCAACTCGATGAAGCATAA
- the xthA gene encoding exodeoxyribonuclease III, whose amino-acid sequence MKVISFNVNGIRARLHQLQALIESHQPDVIGLQEIKVSDDQFPATAIQEMGYEVSYYGEKSHYGVALLSKTPCHNIVKGFPYYPTEEQQRRFIAADYVHPEKGKVTIINGYFPQGESRSHPTKFPAKQQFYSDLLKYLTEHHTPSDALIIMGDMNISHTDLDIGIGADNAKRWLKTGKCSFLPEEREWLQTLLNWGVKDSFRQLNPAEANRFSWFDYRSRGFEREPKRGLRIDLILATSPLISQCQQTGIDYTIRAMEKPSDHCPIWATFE is encoded by the coding sequence ATGAAAGTCATATCATTTAATGTCAATGGCATCCGTGCTCGACTTCACCAACTGCAAGCTCTTATTGAGTCGCATCAGCCGGATGTGATTGGCTTGCAAGAAATTAAAGTCAGTGATGATCAATTTCCAGCAACCGCTATTCAAGAAATGGGTTATGAGGTGAGCTATTATGGCGAAAAATCTCACTATGGTGTGGCATTGTTAAGTAAGACTCCTTGCCACAACATTGTTAAAGGTTTTCCCTATTATCCCACAGAAGAGCAGCAGCGACGCTTTATTGCAGCTGATTATGTTCACCCAGAAAAAGGCAAGGTCACCATTATTAACGGGTATTTTCCCCAAGGAGAAAGCCGTAGCCACCCGACTAAATTCCCCGCTAAACAACAGTTTTATTCAGATTTATTAAAATATCTAACAGAACATCATACCCCCAGTGATGCCTTAATTATTATGGGTGATATGAATATCTCCCATACTGATCTGGATATTGGTATTGGTGCTGATAATGCTAAACGCTGGTTAAAAACCGGTAAATGTAGTTTTCTGCCAGAAGAGCGGGAGTGGCTACAAACCCTCTTAAACTGGGGGGTAAAAGACAGCTTTCGTCAATTAAATCCAGCCGAAGCGAATCGTTTTAGCTGGTTTGATTATCGCAGTCGTGGTTTTGAACGAGAGCCTAAACGGGGTTTAAGAATCGATTTAATTCTGGCAACTTCACCTTTAATAAGCCAATGCCAGCAGACAGGTATCGATTATACGATTCGTGCCATGGAAAAACCTTCTGACCACTGTCCTATTTGGGCAACGTTTGAGTAA
- a CDS encoding DNA replication terminus site-binding protein: MRTPAFTEKEALQREVVREKFYALKSFGANLKQLLLEDNSLAIHTACEIPLREASEVPESLEVKQLDPAHETTKCALLDLLTDFYKADEQNIVSTKRLSGVVSIGVTGFRQLQQFNQLKASLKEAMLQLPFKIRRHMHKYLSQPGQPSVVLLQAYRQVPLYSKAQLPDQPGTVAKVQLHWRRKGVGGKQTTVDELRERLIAEANSLFGEGCCQKPYVEFSSANGKLTHYRMNVEALAGLPDNEVLFADYRLIRPHPRANIFFTDSQGQVIAKPLTPIAVMPIFIQQSELFTVKPLSNLTPRDISRDGKQLADQPVTENPYAFRYLTPRYR, encoded by the coding sequence ATGAGAACACCTGCTTTTACAGAAAAGGAAGCCTTACAGCGTGAAGTTGTGAGGGAAAAGTTTTATGCTTTGAAGTCGTTTGGCGCCAATTTAAAGCAACTGTTGCTGGAAGATAACAGTTTGGCTATCCATACTGCTTGTGAAATCCCACTTCGAGAAGCCAGTGAAGTACCAGAGAGCCTTGAAGTCAAGCAGCTCGATCCAGCCCATGAAACTACTAAATGTGCTTTACTCGATTTATTGACTGATTTTTACAAAGCAGATGAGCAAAATATTGTTTCAACTAAACGTTTAAGTGGTGTTGTGAGTATTGGTGTAACAGGCTTTCGGCAATTACAGCAATTTAACCAGTTAAAAGCATCACTGAAAGAGGCTATGTTGCAGCTGCCATTTAAGATTCGACGACATATGCATAAATATTTATCGCAACCAGGTCAACCATCAGTAGTATTGCTCCAAGCTTATCGCCAAGTACCTTTATATTCAAAAGCACAGCTGCCTGATCAACCGGGCACTGTTGCTAAGGTCCAATTGCATTGGCGACGCAAAGGTGTAGGAGGGAAGCAAACAACCGTTGATGAGCTGCGTGAGCGGCTGATTGCAGAAGCCAATAGTTTGTTTGGAGAAGGATGTTGTCAAAAGCCTTATGTGGAGTTCAGCTCGGCAAATGGCAAATTGACTCACTACCGGATGAATGTAGAAGCACTTGCTGGATTACCTGATAATGAAGTGCTGTTTGCTGACTATCGGTTGATTCGTCCTCATCCGCGGGCCAATATCTTTTTTACAGACAGTCAGGGGCAGGTAATAGCAAAACCACTCACGCCAATAGCTGTGATGCCAATTTTTATTCAGCAGTCTGAACTCTTTACAGTTAAACCTCTTTCGAACCTTACCCCTCGAGATATCAGTAGGGATGGAAAGCAATTAGCTGATCAGCCAGTTACTGAAAACCCATACGCCTTTCGTTATCTTACGCCTCGCTATCGCTGA
- a CDS encoding LysR family transcriptional regulator encodes MNLSKIDLNLFVVFDAIYSEANLTRAGHILGITQPAVSNALARLRETFNDPLFIRTSQGMVPTPMAQNIIGQVREALTLLRTSIQHCDSFDPTEADKLFRLSIGDLNEAILLPRLLTKLQEIAPNLNIETQPISPRETTKELASGRLDFAIDAPVNYDIQIKHQKLFEDNYVCVVREDHPVLGNGGLSLDHYLELNHIQILPRFGQADEVDIVLGRLGIQRRVVFTAQHYLVAPLIVRKSDLAMTVPERFARAQHDIRILPLPFEDFPTMEVHLYWHESSNEDASNVWMRRCILELCHEIEHQPII; translated from the coding sequence ATGAATCTGAGCAAGATCGACTTGAACCTGTTTGTCGTCTTTGATGCTATTTATTCAGAGGCAAATTTAACCCGAGCAGGTCATATTTTGGGGATTACTCAACCGGCTGTCAGTAATGCCTTAGCCAGGCTTCGTGAAACTTTTAATGACCCCCTGTTTATTCGTACCTCACAAGGTATGGTGCCAACACCGATGGCACAAAATATTATTGGGCAAGTCCGCGAGGCGCTCACGTTATTACGGACCAGCATCCAACACTGCGACTCCTTTGATCCAACTGAAGCAGACAAGTTGTTTCGACTAAGTATTGGTGATTTGAACGAAGCGATTTTATTGCCTCGATTATTAACCAAACTACAGGAAATAGCTCCTAACTTAAACATAGAAACCCAACCGATATCCCCACGGGAAACCACTAAAGAGTTAGCCTCTGGTCGGCTGGATTTCGCCATTGATGCACCGGTTAATTATGATATCCAGATTAAACACCAAAAGTTGTTTGAAGATAATTATGTCTGCGTGGTTAGAGAAGACCATCCTGTGTTAGGTAATGGTGGGCTTTCGCTCGATCACTACCTAGAGCTCAACCACATTCAAATCTTGCCACGCTTTGGTCAAGCAGATGAAGTCGATATCGTACTCGGCCGGCTCGGTATTCAACGTAGAGTGGTATTCACCGCCCAGCACTACTTGGTTGCTCCCCTGATTGTTCGCAAGTCTGATTTAGCCATGACAGTGCCTGAGCGCTTTGCCCGAGCCCAACATGATATCCGAATACTACCTCTGCCATTTGAAGACTTCCCCACTATGGAAGTGCACTTGTATTGGCACGAAAGCTCCAATGAAGATGCCTCTAATGTTTGGATGCGCCGTTGTATCCTGGAGTTATGTCATGAAATTGAACACCAACCGATTATCTGA